Below is a genomic region from Tripterygium wilfordii isolate XIE 37 chromosome 12, ASM1340144v1, whole genome shotgun sequence.
CTCACATAATGTTTGTCATCTCGCCAAACCAAGTGTCTAAATATATAGTCTTCAAACTTATTAGTAGCCTTGACCTCCAGAGTAACATTGAAACTCTTTATCTTCACATATTTCCTTAAATGTAAGTGTCATTGGATTAACCTAAATTGACAAACTTGTTGACTATTTAACTTTTACTCTATGTCCCTAGAGAACATTCTTCCTTGTTCTCCATACAGAGTAATTGTTAAAGAGCCTTGACCTCCAGAGTAACATTGAAACTCTTTATCTTCACATATTTCCTTAAATGTAAGTGTCATTGGATTAACCTAAATTGACAAACTTGTTGACTATTTAACTTTTCCTCTATGTCCCTAGAGAACATTCTTCCTTGTTCTCCATACAGAGTAATTGTTAAAGAGCCAACAGGTTTGCCAATTTTGGTTAATGCAAGGACACTTACATTTAAGGAGATAGGAGAAGAGATGAGGTTCAATGTTTCTCTCAAGGTCAATGTTAGTAAAAAGTCTGAAGACTATGTATTTGGATACTTGGTTTGGCTATATGACAATCATTATGTGAGGAGTATCCTTGTAGTGAAGCACAAATACAAAGAGGTTCGTTTTGGTTAATCCAGTGACCATTTTTTTAGTTTGGGACCTTTCTGCATATGGGAAATCTATAGAGAATATTGGCAGTAaatgaagatgagaatgaaccTATTGCAACAAATGGATTCTTGGTCGTCTTCCTCACACGGTCCTTCCCATCTCGATGGCACTAGTCCATACCTTTCATCGCTGAATCTCTCTGATTCTGGCCAAACACCTAAAACACAAAATCTGGACAAAAAAATTAGTATACAAAAGTTATTTCAAAGGACAACCTGATAGCAAATGACAAAcatatgaaggaaaaaaaaatcatattcttTCCCCTCAAAGTATTTCAATAGAAACAAGCATTTAGATTACAAGACTTGCCAAAGTCGAGATTTGGATGATCGTGCCTTCACCAAACCTTGTCTTCTTCAAAATTGAGCTCCTTGGAATTTCTCCCCTGTCTCTTGTCCAAGGAAACCCATGACCATGCCTCTGCAATTTTCTTTCCTTGCTTAGTTAAACCGAAACAACATCTGGACATTTGATCAAATCATATAATTAATCAGGAGAACATAAGCGCCACGAAAATTCCATCGATTCAGACAAAAATAGGCAAGAAGGGAACAAATGAGAAAAATTATAGTAAAGAGTTAACACTAAATTAAATCAGAAGTTCTTACTCAGAATCTATAttgcttttttccttttgagGCATTGCAGCAAAGCCATTTATGTTTTTGGTATAATGACAGAAGATAACATTTTTGGCTTTCTCTGTACTGGTTCAAAGTATAACAAACGACTTTATAAAGTTGAAAGATTGATCCTCATGAAGCAAGGTGAAATCTAGAGGTGAGTTTGTGAAAAAGATCTATACCTTCCCAATGATAGTCTGAGAAGCTCGAAATGAGAATTTTTGGCTCGATCAATACCATCAGATGCATATGTAACCCTAAAtacacaaataaaaaaagaaaaagattaggGGATAGTTCAACAACAATTTTATTAAGATAACCCACGAACCCTATTATGAACTTATCGTGTAGGGTTCGAACCAATAAAAAGGTTTCAGGCCTGCCCGATAAATGCTGGGTCGAGCAGGATTTGGAAACCTGATGTCCACCTCTAGGCGCTAACAAGTGGTGGTTATCATCAATGTAATTAACATGATAGACAAAGACTCATAATATAAACAAAGACAGTGTTTCGAGTCCTGCTTGTTAACTCTCCAACTACTGGCTAAAAcgcacaaatatatatatgtttaatagattaattaattaaaaaattgagaagtgaaaactgagagagggagagaggtgGCGTACAAAAACTGGTTTCCGCTGAATGATTACATCTTAACACCTCTGGACTGGTGTCAACGTTGGGTCAGAATCGCTGGCTACGTCCGTCGTCGTTGAGGATGCACAAGGATTCGCATCTCATTCACAAATCTTCCTCCAATTCAAATATTCACTGTCCTGCGCAAGCAAGAAGCGGTTTTCGTTCGATCGACGGAATCCATCGTACTTTCACTGCTGTGGACCGGCTTTCATAAAGCACCTTTGGGCAGCAGCTACTATTGGGATCCAATTCCGAGATAAATTTGACAAAGAGACTTCTGTGTCTAGGGCAATCAGTAGATCGACTAGAATATTGAGATAATTTGCTTTTctgtttttctatatatatatttcgttTCTCACGTTGGGCTTCAAAGCCCAAGAAAAGGTCCAATGCATGCTAATTCGCGCTTTGTGCTTTGCCAAAAACGCACGCCTGCACCTGTCCAACCGCGACGAAGCGAGTCGCGAGAGGTGAGGGGGGCCGAGTCACGATCCGTGAGCTCCCCCCTCACTTCACGCTTTGAGCGTGTGCTTCGGTGCTTTTTGATAGTgatattttgtctgtattttaggaaTAAACTGGTGGTGCAGATGCTCTTATTAGACTCTAGAATTAACTAACATCAAAAGAAATGGCAAGAGATGCATTCAAAAATTTCTACTTACCTTTTTAACAGGTCAAGTCTGTGTGGAGAAAAAGAGAGCAGCTAGCTCATTGCTTCTCTTGGGTTGTGGAAGGGAGCTTTGATGGGATGAAGTGAGTGTAAGTAGGTTTTAATGTCTTGATTGGCACCTACAAGTGACTGTTAGATTAGTACTAAGAATTTAAGAGCGCCATCTTGCTTTTTATGGTTTGTTTCTTTTGGTCACTAGATTGGCTTGATACTTGTAGTTGGGCATTAAGttttgttgtactcttttaaaTTATTTTGCATCTTTTCTTACGACATTATACCTCTTAGTGTAAATTGTTGCATTCACCCTTATCTACAAAATGAACCAAAAAGCATTAAACCATAAATGGGAAAAAGCATAAGTAAATAGTAAGCAAAAAGCATTAAGCCCGCCCGGCCTTTGATTATGTGGCAGGAAAACTAAATTGAAAGGGAAAAGGAAAGGCCATAAATGGTAAAATTTCAAGAACTTGTAACAAAGTCCACAAATAAACAATTATTAGCGGATGTAAACATTAAACATGGAACTCAGGACCAAAAAAACTGTTCAAGTCCATGAGCACAAGTCTTTGAAACACAAGCAGATAATTATTGTCGGACATCAAGCAAGATTTTTCACCTCACTCTTTCTTTCCGATTCCATGAGACATATTGTAGATCCCACGTCCCTGAaaggaaaatgcacaaaatgaaTGATTGTTAAATTATCTACGAGTTTAGACAGCTAAAGTGTCTTGGGGTGGGGCAAGATAAGAGGGATCAAATGTCGGGGTCAGAAGAAACTCACGATCATAAACAATGAAGTGGCTGCTAATGCAGCAGGAATTGCAACAGAGGTGATCTTGTCAAATGGTCCCTTCAAGTAGGTGTGTTTTTGCACCTTTTGGAAATACTTCTGCTTTTCACGAAGTACCTCTCGTGGTCTAAAAGGAGTCTCTGACATCCTACACAGCAAATTGGTAATAAGTCTCCACATAAAAGCAATGAGGGTGACACAAAAGCATATAAAATTATGGAAACATCATAAGGTGAAGCTTCGAGGATGATTACCAACAGAGATTGTGAGGGAAATTGCACGGTCATAAAAACCATAAAGCAAAACTCATTGCCTGTATCATGTGCATGTTCTATACATGTCTCCTTTCATGCTGTTTGAAGAAGCATAGCACAGGAGGGAAAACTCCAAAAGAAAGGGGCAtacaaaaaggaaaacaaaatatatcCTGGAAACATTAGAAGTTGGACCTTGAAACTTCGAGGATGACTACCAACAACCGTTGTGAAGGTACATGTATGgtaataaaaaccataaagcAAAATTCATTGCCTGTGTCATGTGTATTAATACATCCCCTCACATGCTGTTTGGTGGAAGCATAGAACAAGATGGAGAACTCCGAAAGAAGGGaggtgaaaaaaagaaaaaaagaaaagaaaagaaaggtatAGCTAGATTGAGATGTGCAATTTCCTAGTGaagacaaaaaccaaaaccaccaTTATCTCAAAATCAGaccaaaagaaagagaaacagTCAAACAGCACAAGACAGTATGAagataaaatgcacaaaacaagtaaattcaaatgaaaaacgTTTCTTCAGAAGAAATCAAATAACACAGAAAGGTAAAGAAAAAAGGGACTGGGGAAAAGTGGAGATCTAGCATTTTGTAACATATGCATGAAAGGAGTCAATTGGAATACATTTTGGTCTcaaaatctttcttttctttcattttttcgtAACAAGAGATAATGATATCCTAATGCTATCCATCTCTTGCCACACACCACCAATCCCAATCACAGGAAAACACAAGCCTGTATTGCTAGATTTCTGCAGTTCTATCCATCTGCCCTACCAAACATGCTAAATAAGCAGCCTCTTACTCGTGCCTCCAAACAGCACCTAACCAATGAGAGTAGTATTTGTCTAtttgaaaaacttcaaaaaCCTACAGCATCAAGCATTAACAAATGACTGCAGTAGAGCCTTCTCCATTGAAGAGAGGATCAAAGTGATTGATATGAAACATACTACAAAGTTATTCAAAGGGAATGACAAGTGGTGAATCTAAATGGTTAATCCATTCGTCATGACAAGGAAATTATAACATAGAGATTCAAAAAGTGTATATGATAGATAGGAATGTGAAAATGACTCTCCTCAAACCGAAAGTGGACCAAAAGTATTTAACAAAGCATTTAGAACTGAAAATTACGAGGAAAAAGGcccaaaagcaagaaaaacaaTGCTACCTATTGTCTGGTTCAGATTTCAAACCACCAGACTTTTTTCAAATTGAACTATTAAAAGGGACATTGACTTTCAATTTGATTCAAGGGATCTGAGTAAGAGAAATCATAACGAATAATCAAATGGAAACCTAACACCAATAACACAGGCTCCAATCTGGTGAAGAAGTAATAAGCCAAGAAAGTTCATGAAAAACGACACGTGTACACAAAGCACACTCCAAATTCATAGCACAAGAAACTGAAAAATCACCATCATTATTCATTACACAACAAAGATCGGCAACAATACTTACAATTACGCTCAATTCCTACATCTACGAATACAAGAAATCATCGCACCAAGAAATTGTCGAgaacatataaaagaaaatgataacTACTCAGAAATCCCCCCacaatttcaaatcaataatcAGATACAGATCGGAACTAACGACAGCACGAATAACACCGAAATCAAGGAATTATGTACAGACGATAGAAGACGATAAATCTAGGGAGATGGAAGAGCTTACCTTCCGTACTCTGACGAAGTGTATGTGCTGCGGTAGGTTTTAGGGATCGGCGTGTCGGAAGCGTTGGGCAGAAAGGTTGAATTTCCGCCGTTTCGCGAGGAATATAAAGATATGGACAGCCATCTATCCTCCTTATTGGGCCGGCCCAACAGACCATTACATAATTTACCATTTTTGAAAGGGTTGAAAGCCCAACATTTCATTTAATATCATATTTAAACCTAGAACCATCACCAGGAAAGCttagaaaattataaatttcgAACTACAAGACCTATGTCCACTAGATCATTCTAGGAGCTACATCACTGTGCCCCAATTTATAATAAGGATTGGAATCAAAAgctaatatgtaagaaaacaaaatctcaAAATCAATTTTCTCAACTCTTCTGACTCTGAATTTGAAGAGCAGACAAATGGCAAAACCAGTGTAATGTTCCTACAGCTTTGCTTTTGCGAATACCATACCCCAGTTCTCTATTTTGTCTCTCCGTCTTTAGTCTCAACTCATGCACATTCTCTAGTATAAAACAATGTCAAACATTCAAGCAAAACCAAacatggaaagaaagaaaaggagaaagggAAGCCTCTCCTACATATTGAAACTTAAAACCATTACAAGGAACGAGGAAAACAAGAAACTAAGGGTGCACCTACAAAATATTAGGTAGCTGAGAATCTAATCTCTGTTGCAACTCCTTGATCTTCATGGATAGCTCTGCTTTCTGCTCCTTATAGCTCTGCAGCACGTATTCCTTTCCTTCAATCACCTCCTTCAACTCTCCCACAACGCTCTTCAGCATCTCAACTCTGTCCCCATCTCCCCTTCCCTTTTCCAACGACTCAATTGCTCTCGCCATTGATGTAGCCATTTCTTCACTCAGATTCCCAGGTTGTGACTCGCCATTTGTGACCACATGTCTCACACAATGATCTGCAATTGCCTTTCTCAGTCTCTGAATTTCCCTTTCCGAATCAAACAGGTCCGTATTTGCAGCATCAAGCTGAGACTGCAAATGACTGGAATGTGCAACCTGAGCATTCAGTGAATTATGCAATTCTGCAATCTGATCTTGCATCTCAAGTATCATGTCATCTCTCCTCTTCAATTGCTGCCTAAGCTTGTGTATCACTTCCCGCTTGCTGAGTATGTCAGAACCGGATTCTGATACACATGGAGAATCTGAGCAGTTTGAATGGTGAAAAGGCTTGGGAGGCAACTCCAAACGATCAGGAGAAGATGCCCAAATAACACCATTCTCCTTGGGATATTCAGTGGACGGAACTGTAACCAGTGGAAGAGCAACATCAGATTCGGAAAGCACCTGGCCACTGGGCGGGTACTTCAACTCCATGCTCGCGTACCCTGTTTCAAATCCAAACAGAGGTCCTTAACATTATAATACATGAAAAACAACACCCCAACCCAATTAACCAATTTCCAAATGTGTTAAGAAAATGTTACAGGGCTAGACCAACTACAAAAACTGTTCTCAACCATGTACATAATATTGCCAAAAGTCAGGGTAATAGAAAACTGATACTCACAGCATGACTTGAGACTCCACATTAGGCCTAATCAAATGACATGcacaaacaaacacaagcaCTAGAAGAACTTCGTGGTGTTAAACTCCAGCATCATGGCATGTAAGGAGAACTTTAACAACATAAAAAAGGAGGAGGAAAAATAACAGATGAATCTCATGACTATCCATTTTAGCATATCCATTTCAAAACACCTGCTTGAAGATTTTTCCTCTTAGCAGCAGATTGTCTTCCCTCTGAACACTAAATCAAAGAACGGTAGATAGCAATCATAAGAATTTTCATACCTGAAGTGCAGTGAAAGCAACCATCATTATCGTGTGGAAAAGAATACATATTTGAATGCAAATGGCAACCATGTGGTCTCCGTCTCTCGGAAGATATTCCATTCCCTGGTCATCAGGAACTTTAAAAGTTAGGAATGGATTTGCGTTAAAGACGACTTATCAAATTCCAACATATTATAAGACCTTTTAGGCTACTACTAGCATTTGCTTGTTGCTTTGAGTCAAGAGTCTGCTTCATCTTGTAACCAAGGCGAATTGAAAGTGTACTTAATAAGGCACCACCTGCAATGAGAATCCAACTCGGCCCATCACCTTGAAGTGCTTTTGTCCTCTGAGCTTTAGATTCCACATTTGCTCTTGGTTTCATCTTAAAGGTGTTGGAGGGAAAGATGCCAAATCAGCCAAATATGACCTACAGCAACAAAGCACCAAAATTCCATGCAGCAGAATTAGGTGAAACAGCAGCAAGAAAGCAGACAATCAACCGTGGTTTTATAAGTTAGAAAAACCCCTGAATTAAAATAGGAAGAACATAATTTCGATTTATAAGCACAAATCACTCTCTTATCAAGTGATTTGACTGCAGAAAACAAATGATATAACCGAATGTCTTACACGTCAGTTTCTTCCTTCAAGCATATGCATGTATACGTGTGTGTTTATGTATGTGTAAAAAGGCTACTTTGGTAGCCCAATCCCACTCAACCAGTGACCTCATTCAAGGAACCCATCCCAAATTACAAGCACAATATATCATGCCCCTCTACCATTGAAACCCATAACACTATGTTTGGTGAAAAGGAAAGAGAGAATTGCTggagggaagaaaagagaaggaaaagaggcCGATATGGTTGTTGGTTGGAGTTCGAGGGAGGAGAATGAAATGCAATGGGAAACTCTCATCCCATATTTCTTAAAACCAATCCGTTCCAGAGGTGGGAGGTTTCAAGTAATCTTACAATAAATTGAGAAATGATTAACACTATAAAAGGGTTAGTTTAACCTCCACCACTCATTTCCTTCTCTTCCTGTCTATCCAACAGACAATACTCAAGAGGATGGGGACCTTCCTGCCTTCCACTCTCTCACATCTCCTGAACAAATCCTCAGCTCCACTTTCAAATTTGACCTACCAAAAAAGTATAATTATGCAGAAACTACACAGTTATAATGAGTATAGTGCATCCAATTCTCGCAAATTTTCAAGGCTTAGAATTTTCTAGGATCTTCAATTCCTAGTTTCAATGCAACAAGACATTGTCAACTGGTATATCAcctcaaaaacaaaatcaaaatagtGACGCAGGGAGAGACCACTACCCTAAATAACAAGGAGGCTCCAAACATGAAGTTCCATTAGCATGGTCCAAGCTAATACCATTATAAACAAAACTCATTTAAAAGGTCTC
It encodes:
- the LOC120011239 gene encoding uncharacterized protein LOC120011239; this encodes MKCWAFNPFKNGKLCNGLLGRPNKEDRWLSISLYSSRNGGNSTFLPNASDTPIPKTYRSTYTSSEYGRMSETPFRPREVLREKQKYFQKVQKHTYLKGPFDKITSVAIPAALAATSLFMIGRGIYNMSHGIGKKE
- the LOC120011236 gene encoding uncharacterized protein LOC120011236 → MKPRANVESKAQRTKALQGDGPSWILIAGGALLSTLSIRLGYKMKQTLDSKQQANASSSLKGNGISSERRRPHGCHLHSNMYSFPHDNDGCFHCTSGYASMELKYPPSGQVLSESDVALPLVTVPSTEYPKENGVIWASSPDRLELPPKPFHHSNCSDSPCVSESGSDILSKREVIHKLRQQLKRRDDMILEMQDQIAELHNSLNAQVAHSSHLQSQLDAANTDLFDSEREIQRLRKAIADHCVRHVVTNGESQPGNLSEEMATSMARAIESLEKGRGDGDRVEMLKSVVGELKEVIEGKEYVLQSYKEQKAELSMKIKELQQRLDSQLPNIL